The Apium graveolens cultivar Ventura chromosome 3, ASM990537v1, whole genome shotgun sequence sequence CTGTCGGTCCGGCGGTAAGCCAGGAAGCTCTTCTGGAAAAATGTCTAGAAAATCTCTCACTACTGGAATGTCTTCCGGATTGTAAACTTCTCTACTCTTATCAACTACATACGCTaaatacgcctcacatccttTCTGAATTAATTTCTTTGCTTGCATCAAGGTGAGGAATGTCTAAGTTTGCCTTTGGCCCTTGAATGTCACTTTCTTTCCTTGTGGTGTACTTATTACTACCCTTTTATCCTTACAGTCTATTTGAGCACTGAAACTTGTCAGCCAATCCATCCCTAAGATCACGTCAAATTCGCCTAATTGGAAAGGAATAAGGTTCGCAGGAAAAACATGTTCGGCTATCTCTATTGCACAGTGAGGGAAAATATGATTTACAGATAATCTGTCTTGATTAGCTAAGATAATGGATAAAGGTTCATGCATCAATTGGGTTTCACAATTCAACCTATCAATAAAAGACTTCAAGATAAATGATCCGGTGGCTCACGAATCAATTAGTACTTTAGCACTAGCAGCATTCACAAAAAGCGTACCTTATTCCTTTCCAATAGAGATAGCCGGACACGTTTTTCCTGCGAACCTTATTCCTTTGACTTATCCAGCTTTGACTTATCTCTATTGCATCCTTCACATTCATGTTGAATGTTCTGGCTTGAGCTAGATAAGTCAAAGCTCGATAATTTGAAGATGATGATATCTGAGGTTGATTGAAAGACATGGGGAATGATAAGGCTGGCATAAGAGATGCTTGATTCACAGGGTAGGGTACAATGGTCATTTACAACAATTGATTCTTACTCACTCCTTTGCATTCTCGTGACACATATCCTGTATTCCCACACTTATAACATGTGATGTTGACCTTCTGATTCTTACACTCATGAGCATAATGGCCCTTTATAtgacacttgaaacaaactacagTCGCCTTATTGCAGATTCCCGTATCTCGCCTATTACAAATCTTACCTTCCGAAACTGATCCTTGTGAGGGTTTCTGTCCACTAGTTAACTGAGATCTTGTTTCTTGTGATTTATTCCAAAATTATTTCTTCTTGAAGTTCCCGGGTCCACTCTGAGGTTTGAACCTTTGATTAGTTCTTTGATTCTGACCCTTATAACTTGAGCCTTCTTCTCTCGATTCAAATCTTCTTTTCTTGTTGCCTTTCTCCCTTTGATTCTGCTCACTCTCGCCTCTGATTACCATCACTTTCTGAACTACTTCAGCATAAGTTGTCAACTTAAAAGCTACCACGCGAGTCCTTAACAAAGGCTTCAATCCCTGTTAGAACCTTTTTGCCCTTTTCTAATTCAGAATCAACATACTCTCCCATAAACCTAGAAAGTTCtttaaacttcttctcatattctcCAACTGTCATATTGTCTTGCTTCAACTCAAAGAATTTCATCTCCATTTTTGTTTGCATATAGCGAGGAAAATACTTATCCAAGAACATTCTCTTAAATGTATACCAAGTAATAACTTCAGCAGCTTCTAAAGCTTTCGTtgtctcccaccaatagtttgatTCACCTTTAAGAAAGTAAGTGGCATACTCCACCTTCTGATTATCTCCAACATTTGTTAAGgtaaaagccttttccatctccttgagccaaGCATGAGCTTCTACTGGGTCTTGTGTTCCTCTAAATTCTGGGGGTTTTACGGATTGGAATGTTTTGAAAGTAGTGACGTTTGCTGGGGGTGGTTGAGGTGGTTGCATTTgttgaagaagttgttgttgttGGGCTATAGTAGTAGTTTTTGGCGTACCAATTCCATAAGTTGTGCTATATCGCGGTGTTGGTGTTCTCCTTCATTTTCTTGGTTATTTGTAGATCTTCCTCTGGCTCTTCTAGGTGCCATTTTCTGAAATAATAGTTATACAGTTTGAGTGATGCAAAGCTACGGTATTATTTGTATTTAGCATGGTATACAGTTTTCAATACAACAATAAAGGTGATGCATGGTTATGAGCAAGAATTTTAAAAGAGCAAATATAGGAATCAAGGAAAATGCATAACTGAATTTAACATGGTTTGAGTCGAAAGGTATGAATTATAAGGTACAAATACGAATACAGACACGGATTAAAATAGTATGAAAGTCTAGAAATTGAAACAAATAACATAGTGATAAAAGGAACAGCCTAATCCAAGCAACTAAAAGTCAAGCCCTCCTAAAACTCATCCTAAGCCTCCTCCTCGGACTCCTCCTCACGGGTCCTTGTGATTTCGGGGGTAGTGTCCTCACATAGCATCTTGACCACACTCACAAGCTCATCCACTATCATCTACACAGTAATCTGACTGGTCCGGCCGTGATGCACGGACATTTCCTCCAATCTTGATATCGCTACTTGGATCAGTGACTCGAGCCTTGAAATGGTTTTCGCCTTAGGTCCACTACCCATCTCTTGCTTACTGGCATAGAGCTCCTTAAGATGTTCCATCAGCTTGACATACTTTCCTTGGAGAGTGTCATGATGCAGCCTTAGGTCAGCATAGACAGAGAAATGAATTGTGTCGCTCGGTGCAATCGAAAATGATGAGTGTGCATGTTGCTGtcaagtaatatatatatatatatatatacaaaggtTAAATATGGTTTACTTGAATATCGCGCATTAGTACTCCCAATATTATATTATATACTCATACTTCCTGTAATCCCAATTGGGTTGTCCAAGGACTCTAAACCTAGGCTCCGATACCAACTCTATCACACTGCAAACCAATCACATGCACACACTACATAAATACGAACCATAATTATATTACAAACTTATATTTCCAAAAGACGATAATAATATGGTTATAACCCAACCAAAATAATACCAATCccaagatctttacaagttcagagtttggaaTAGCCCTTCTAACTAATACCATAATTACAAACTTGCAGATTTGCCTAATCTATATACTTCCTGCGCCCTCAAATGGTCTTCACCCTGCCTACCAGTTGTTTTACGGGCGGTCTGCTTAGTACGAACCATGATTACTAGCTGTAGAATAGGGTTAAATACAATAAAATGAGCTAATACGCTCAGCAAGTACTAACAGTTGTACTAGACAAGGCATTATCAAACTATCATGGGTTCATGAATCAAGGGGTTATAGATGCTTGTAAAAATGATAATAAGAAACATGAAGTTATAATGTAAAGACATGGTAAAACCATAGTAATCGAAACATGGCATGTGGAATCATGGCATTGTGGTAAATGTTATAATATAAAGGCATGGTAGAATCATAAAGACCGAAACATGGcatatggtatcatggcatcgggaaatcatgttataaatatcaaatcatcaaaatcattttaggGCGCTAtggattatagccggtgatcagccgcgaagtaattcCGAACCGcgctgggttctcaaatataatgtgATCCTtaggctatatgtgagcctatcaataagCGTGAAAAGGACTTCCATCTGGGTCCAATCCACTAAGAtaagaaaacatttattttatttttaatgatttataacAAGGATGTTGGGGAAAGATTTGGTATCACTTTAATGGAATTGTAACAAAAGAATTCAAGTTCACCAATGAGGTTCACTTTAGGGAATAGGGTAGAGAGTTTAATATTCACGGTCTAATGGATAAGGAATGTGTTATAGGTAGGGTACTAACAAGATTAAGAGTTATTAACGAAagtatttgaattaattaataacAAGGTGGTTTTCACAACTAAACATTTACGAAAAAGTATGTACACTTGCAATAGTAATAAGCATAAGGAGGTAAGTAACTTTCCTTTAAACATttctaagattattcgatcttgaCGACACGAATCTTCCCCTTCGCTTCGgaacctacacattatattaacctcATTACCATTCACCCTTAAACATCTTATAAACCTATAAACCCCTAGACTAACTTTTACTCTTATCATAGCTACTATTATACTTACACATAACTTAATCATATGCATTTCAAGTAgtccacataatcacataatcacataatggCATATGGCATATACTACTTGGTTATTTATACTATAATATCACCTAAATAACTAAGAACATAAGCAAGTAACATATAATAACTATTATTGACCTTAACTTAAACCCAAAGATGATGTCAAACACTCGGACTCTTTACTTCTAGGTCCCAAATACAACGAACACCACTAAAGTTTTCCTAAGACAAGTCGAAGGGTGCTCTCGAGTTTCTTGGTGGAAATGGGATGTCTCCACTttgggccttcactccaaaccaCTTCCTAAAGGTTTTTAAGACTCTAAAATAACTTCTAAAGTTGGTGAGACTCAGAGGCCTCACTCCTATAGGCTTACAAAAATCGATACTCACACTAGGGTTTCCT is a genomic window containing:
- the LOC141714797 gene encoding uncharacterized protein LOC141714797, which produces MQPPQPPPANVTTFKTFQSVKPPEFRGTQDPVEAHAWLKEMEKAFTLTNVGDNQKVEYATYFLKGESNYWWETTKALEAAEVITWYTFKRMFLDKYFPRYMQTKMEMKFFELKQDNMTVGEYEKKFKELSRFMGEYVDSELEKGKKVLTGIEAFVKDSRGSF